Genomic DNA from Macadamia integrifolia cultivar HAES 741 chromosome 6, SCU_Mint_v3, whole genome shotgun sequence:
GTGTTctatttattttggtagaagTTAGATACATTAGTTGCGTACTTTGAGAAGAGTCTATTTGTAGTTTCTATATTGTAGAAATTCTTTGTGTTAATAGAATTATATATGTAAGGATTTCCATTGATTGATAGAGTAGATTcatttaaccaaaaaaagatAGAGTAGATTTGAAAGAGAATTTAAAGTTTGGTTGTGTTTGACTGTGCCTGCGTGGCGTAGGCAGCATGTTGGCTGTGGTTTCCTcctctcttttattcttttgtctcctgcttttctttccttttccttcttacggtgttcattcttttcttctccatgTAGTTGCAGTCCACCTCTCGTTGGATCAAGCCCCACTATTATAGTCCCATTCTGTGGTTTGGGTATAAGGAAGCCCTCCTGTGCAACCAAAACCCTATAATATCACCCCATAAATTTATCCCTGCTGTGAGATACGACCTTTTTAAGAATGGCTCACCTTCTGCTGGAGGTTCAGATTCAGAAAATTAAAGCCTATTCTAGGGCTGGTTATTTGGGTGTTGATCGATTGATTCAAGCAGGCCTTGGAGATAATAATCTTCCGTTAGATTTTCTGGTCGATCGAATGCCAAAAGGGTGAGTTGCCCACTTGAAACGTGGTTTGGTTTCCGCTTCTCGTCTGGTTCTATCACTCTTGAATTTATTCCTTCATGTAATACTCTAATACTGAATTGCATTGAGGTAGTGATAGCGCATTGAATTTGGATACTGAGTACAGAAATGAAGACACCTTATTGAGAGTACTTACTGGCGGTATGGAGATATCATGAGTTTGATGATGACCTTGAGTCATATTTTTATTCAAAaccaatttttccttctttcccaaaaatccttTCCCTTGCATCCTCTATCTTACTCCATCCTTAACTTATTTTAGTACCTAATCTACACTTGGTCTTTAATTAGAAATCCCTTCTATATGCCTGCCCATATTACCTACCAAACAACCCTTCTAATAGTCTGTTTATTTACAAGTCCGCCGCTCCCTGTTAATACTTGGATTTGTTAATTGGGTGGGCCTATAAGCGATCCGAACCCTGGATTTTATCAAGATTGGCTATATGTCAAATTATAAATTTAGATAAAACCATACCATGTACTCTCCCATGTATTGGATATTCCCTTGTATTTTGAGCCCCAtctatttctttttagaaaggtAACTTCGGGTCTATCTTAACACAAAATTTCAGCTCTATCGaacctgccatgtggcagatatttGTGTCATTCTATAGAGATCTGCTGGACTAAAAAACTTTATCCTCTTtgtttctattaattttttttcatattatttgaCATTCATATTGCCTTTGCTGAGGACCTTACTATGCTGATCATGTGCATTTCACAAGCCTATGTGTTTGTAAGAGCAATTCAAATGGGATGGCTTATACTTCGATTAACATGCAAGTATTTGATGCAGGTGCACACCCGTGGACCaatccaaacccatctgggtatccagacagagatgaaccggatccatatttGAGTTTTGGAGTCTAGTAGGATATTAGGAACTTTTATTAAtgttatgggatttttttttttagtcttttATGTCCAAAGTGGTGGGATACGTAGGACATAGTTAGAGTTGGTTTAGACCTTGTTTCCTTGTAGGATTTGTTTTCATGTTAAAGAGTATTTTActtttcctatttatatgcttgtaaccAACATACTGGACATAATAGAAGACGAACTGAGTTTGGTTTGAGCGTGTGCCTGTGTGGCTTGGCAGCCCCTTGGCTGTGTTTGATTCTCTCCATCCTCCCCTCTCTTGTGCGATTACTCTCCCTCCCCTACAACTTTGAGTTCTCTCCAGGATTCCCTCCATCAGTACTCTTTGAAAAGCAACCTATTTTTTATATTGGTCAAGTggatcaatttttgttttttgagatGGACTTGACTATAGTGAGACTGTCTTTCAAGGATCCCTTCTCACGGGCATTATGAATATGAATAATTTTGAATACCAGTGATATCCCCTATTTGGATCATGATtcaaatcataaacaaaatgttgagatttgaaatttaCCTAAATTTTGCTGAAATACTGGGGTTATCTACAAGATCTAGTATAAATCTTTCCTTTCAAATTAGtttacaatcaaatcaaatgttaaaagaatttgaattttcactTGGCATTTAAACCTTATTTCTGCTAATCAAATGTGCAAGTCTTTTCCAAATGCCGAGGTGAGATGCAAGGCATGACATATGATTGGAATGTGATCTATTGttaagaaaatttgaaaattttaatgcCATTTGAAACATTTTGTTTCCAAGAATTGTTGTGCAGCGGTGAAATCTTCATAAATGGATGGCTCAGAAGGTAGTGAACCCGATACATTAGATTTATGGTTGCTATTGTGCCTACTCAGCATATTGGGTGCACTGTTATGAGTATTCTGGTGCAGATTAAAGAAGTTCAAAAATGAAGGTTGAAGGGGTAGTCCAAAAATGAATTTGGGAAGAAGTTGTTATAAAAGATACGAATGGATTTTGGTCTGACAACTAGCATAGCTTTAAATCAAGTTGAATGTTGAAACAATATCTGAAACAATGTCGAATGTAGCTAACTTTATTTAAtcaggaaaaggctgagttgagttgtattGCATGGTAGTGATTCTGAAAGTTAGATGTTTGTGGTTATTTCTCTTAGATTAAAATCCTGgatgattcctttcatcaaccttgaagaagatgGTAGATTATGATGGAGGTTAGATTGCTTGTGTCTCATATTCCTCATATCCAATTTTCTGAAGTATAAAATAATTGAACTCATTTTAAGAAGGGTAGAAATTTTTTTCTGCCGCCTGTAGTGACAAGGTTCTCCTGGATTTGCATTCTAGATAGTTGCAATGGTAATGGATTTATTATTACTCGTTATTTCGGATTTAATGTCTATAAAAATTCTTCGAATTATGGGCCATATTGGAAGTAACTAAGTAAGACtgttgcattgttttattactAAGTTGAACTTGCACAATAAACATATTATTCTTGTTGTGTTTGATTTAGTTGCTGAATACAGATTATGGTAGAACGGAATTGTTTCGTTTTGCAATTCATTGTTTAGTTTTAAATTGTCTCATCCATGCTGATTGCTGGTGGTGCATAGGAAGCTGTTTGTTATTATTAAATTATAATAACTTTTATATGAGAATGGATAATGGAGAATGCTGTAGCTATAGATGCATGCTAGTACTAGCCTGCTAGGGAACATTCACATACATGGGGTTGCCAATAATAATATAAGAACATGTTGCCTTTGTGTTTGACACTATGAAAGGGATGCATCATGCATCTGTGGTGAACTTAGGACAATGAAGATAGCTGCCGTGATCATAGGCTTATGGAAAACTATTTGTCATTGGGAAGAATGGAAAGAAGTCAATTGTTTTGGGTTATGTGAGAGCCAATGTTTCATGATCAATGACTCGCAACAATGCTTTATAAccactccaaaaaaaattaataaattagatgtaaaattaaaaaacaGAATGACTCATGGCAGTGCTTTATAACCAGAGGAAAATAAATTAACAAATTAAGTGTAAACTTGAAATGAAGGATAATGATAACAGTTTATACTTGAAATATATGTAGGAGTACATGACCCTTGATACACATCTGAAATATTTGAATTCGACTTGTGTTTGATATCTTTATTGAAGACCACTTGCTTTTGGTTCTGATTTCAGATTATTCATGCAATATTGAGAGCTTTATATTGTAATATACATGAGCAACTCCCTCATTTTGCAAGTGACTAGAAAATATTATTAAACATTACTATGATCTTTTACGCCAACAAACCTATCTTTTGAAACTTGAAAAGATGCTCCATTTTGACCAGCAACTAGGGAAAGATTCTGAAACATCAAATTTGTTCCATTAATAATTTTATCCATCTaactgcattttttttctttcttccaggCCCTGTGGCTGAAGACATGTTTCATTGGCAAGCAACTATCATGGGTCCCCCTGACAGTCCCTATGCAGGGGGTGTCTTTTTGGTTACTATACATTTTCCTCCAGATTATCCATTCAAACCACCAAAGGTATTGCTCCAATTCTACCAGCTCTTTCTGAATGTTTAAAATGTAGCCTCACATCAATTACATCCTTCTCTAGTCGGTGCAAGTGCTTCTGGATTATTTTCTTACTAGTTATGATGCTTAATATTTGAAGGAAGTGGTGTACTTGTCTTCCTTGAAGGCTTTTCTCTGAGTAGGGGCAATAGAAAAGTAGAAACAGTTGAATTTCAGAGTAAATAAGATACTGTTTTTAATGTAGATTCTAGAACACCTAAGGGTAAGGGCTTTTCTCTGATGCATCTCTTGGGCTGAATTTGtaatgggttttttttatttgaatattCAATTAATTGCTAAAATGCTGTAGTAATTTGGGACGGAGTATTTATCGCCTCTAACTGATTTGCTGTAAAGTCCTGTAAATCTCTAGTCTTCATTAACAGTTCAGCAATAAAAGATAAGTATCGTTTAGATCCATTTTATAAGTTTCAATAtacttgagagaaaaaaagaagaagaaataaccaAGACAATTAGTATACTAATTTCTTACAGCAAATTTTTGCACAAACCAGGATACTGTATGTAGTTGCATTACATCTGCATTCTGGAGTTGGTCGTCCTTAGGTCCCTACATTTGCTGATTATACTGCCCACATGTAATTCTTTCTGTTGCATCAGTATAAGTTAGCTCTTACCCAAGAATTAAAAATCTCTTTCATTGCTGTAGCTGGTGGAGAATTCATTGTCACTGGTTACAATTAATCTGTTGTCACTGTCTTGTAGAATTAGCCAATTGACTTCCCAGGCGCACTGAATTGCTTTTATAAAATTGAGTAAATTGATGTGGAACTGAATCAAATCTAGTTGCTAATCACAATACTGTAAATTTCACATACTTGATTGAAAAGTCAGCAGGTGAAGATGGGATCTGATCCCTGGACTCGTGTATGAAGCTTCACAGGTAAAGTTAGTTGCATCTTTAATCCAGCTTGTTTTTCTGGCTACTCGAGTCTTTGACAACTTTGCACCAGCTGGCATCGTTTTGGGCTCACAAGGACTAGTCCAATCTGGCCTTTTGCAAGTGTTTACAGGCTTTAAGTTCCTGCTTTGGTTTTCTCTTTTCCCAAGCATAGCAAAAGAACTTCTCTCATAAGAAGCATTATATGATGGAGATGATCCCTTGGCCTGATATGCTTTTTATGTTTACATTCAGGGATGAGCTACAGCTGCAATAGATATGCTCCTGTTAATTAGTTAGGTAAAGATTCATGTCAATATATGAGAAGTCCTCTAGATCTACTGGTTTAGATCTGCCATGTGGTGGGGGTGGTGTTCCAATTTGACCACATTGGTAATAATAAAGAGGAGCAATCTTTGAACTTTGTCAACTTTTGCGGCTAATCTCAGATGTATGACATCCAGTTAATTTTTCTTCCCTAGTATTTTTAGCTGTCAAATTGATGGAGAAACTGATGAGGCAGTTGTAACTGTTGGATAGTAAAAAACCATGTTCGTTGGCCTACCATGTATCAAACCTTTTGTCTAGCCATGCAAATGTTGGCTAAAATTGACTTGTCAATTGTGTCACATGGTAATTTGATTTCTGCCGGAAATTCACCTCAAGTTAAATGTGATGCTGTTCACAAAATTTCGGAACCAACTAAGCTGCCACAGGGCAGATAAAAGATCTCCAGATAGGCCACAGTGTAGACAACCATATTCTAATTATTTTATATTGTGTGTATagtttcttcatttaatagttTATATTTTACATTGTACCAAATTGAAAGCCAACTTTAGTTTAAGCTCTTCTGTTATTCACTCTGAATGGACTGTGCAGGTTGCTTTTAGGACGAAGGTTTTCCATCCAAATATTAACAGCAATGGAAGTATTTGCCTCGACATCTTGAAGGAGCAGTGGAGCCCAGCCTTGACCATTTCTAAGGTTCTTCTCCAGTGACTTTCACATCTAGCACATGCCGTTTTTGATAGATTGGTAACAATAGGAACAGTCCAAATTTGATATCCTGAGTTATATATAGGACTGAACAAGAAAATATATTCCTGGGTCAAAAAATCAAGCCTTGCACACAAACTATCAGATcttcagaaaaaggaaaaactgaaAGGGTCATTTGAACAAGGTTTTCGTGACCTGGGTAGGGCTGGCAACGGGTACCTGTTTACCTGCCTTACACATTATTAGTAGCCAACCGCATTTCGCTAAGATTCTCCTGACTTGCTGGGCTgtgtctctttcctcttactttcatttttaatttgtcatctctcatttcttcatctcttcattcCCCCTATTTTGTTTGGACCTCTGTTTTGCGTactttgtttggatccatgtagccgacaccattaaattgggataaggctgagtttgtcgTCGTTGTCGTTGTTGTCATTGAATGGTTAAGGGGTAAGGATTTCTTACATGCCTAGCTAAACAGGTGGGTAAGGATGAAGGGTTCTCACCGTACTGTCTATCAATATGGCTGTTTAGGTAGGGGTAA
This window encodes:
- the LOC122081132 gene encoding ubiquitin-conjugating enzyme E2-17 kDa — encoded protein: MASKRILKELKDLQKDPPTSCSAGPVAEDMFHWQATIMGPPDSPYAGGVFLVTIHFPPDYPFKPPKVAFRTKVFHPNINSNGSICLDILKEQWSPALTISKVLLSICSLLTDPNPDDPLVPEIAHMYKTDRSKYETTARSWTQKYAMG